Part of the Imperialibacter roseus genome, TCCAGTCAACACACCACCCTGAATAGCTGCTCCTACGGCCACTACTTCGTCAGGGTTAACACCTTTAGAAGGCTTTTTGCCAAAGAACTTCTCTACCTCTTCCTGAATTCTTGGAATACGGGTAGAACCCCCTACCAGAATTACCTCATCAATATCTGTAGGATTCAGGCCAGCATCTTTCAATGCTTTGCGGCAAGGCTCCAGCGTACGCTGCACCAGGCTGTCGGTCAATTGTTCAAACTTAGAGCGAGAAAGAGTTCTCACAAGGTGCTTGGGTATGCCGTCAACTGGCATGATATAGGGCAAGTTGATTTCGGTGCTAGCAGAGCTTGAAAGCTCAATTTTAGCTTTTTCAGCTGCTTCTTTCAAACGCTGTAGCGCCATTGGATCCTTGCGGAGGTCGATGTTCTCGTCTTTCTTAAACTCTTCAGCCAGCCAGTCGATGATCAATGAGTCAAAGTCGTCGCCACCCAGGTGAACATCACCATTGGTAGATTTCACCTCGAACACACCATCGCCAAGTTCAAGCACAGAAATATCGAATGTACCACCACCAAGGTCATACACCGCAATGGTCATGTCCTTGTTTTTCTTATCAAGACCATAAGCCAGCGCAGCGGCAGTAGGCTCGTTGATAATTCTTTTCACATCAAGACCTGCGATCTGTCCGGCTTCTTTGGTAGCCTGACGCTCCGCATCGTTGAAGTAGGCAGGCACAGTGATTACCGCTTCTTTCACTTCAGTACCCAGGTAATCCTCAGCTGTAGACTTCATTTTCTGAAGAATCATTGCTGAAAGCTCTTGCGGAGTATAGTTACGATCACCAATTTTCACCCTTACAGTGTCATTGCTGCCTGATTCAAGACCGTATGATACATTTTTACGCTCGGCAGTTACTTCCGAGTATTTCTTACCCATGAAGCGCTTGACAGAGCTAACTGTATTTTGTGGGTTGGTGATGGCCTGACGTTTAGCAGGATCGCCAACTTTGCGCTCGCCCTTGCCGTTGTCCAGGAAGGCTACAATTGAAGGGGTTGTCCTTCTTCCTTCGCTGTTAGGAATCACCACCGGCTCATTCCCTTCCATTACAGCGACGCAGGAGTTAGTCGTTCCTAAGTCAATTCCAATAATTTTTCCCATGATTATGTATTTTATTCCTTTAAATTTTCAATCCGTACTCACTTAGCTAAACAAGGGTTGTGCCAAGTGGTTTTTAAGGGAATAGTTGTGACAAGATGTCAGAATTACCTAAAACTGCAGATTAACAATGGCAGCCCCATCTGCAGGAATTTCGATCATTTCGGGCTGGCCTTCAGACAGCACAAGGGGGTTTCCGTTGGTGCCAAGGTTCCATAGCTGGCCTCTCAGAAAAATGTTGAGCCCCGTTTGGATGCCAAATTCCGGTGCCCGACCGAGCATGCCATATTTCTGCCAGGCTTGACCTTCTGTCAGTGTGCCGATGTCATCGGGACTGACATTGGCAGGAGGCTGGCCTCCATTGTATCCCTTCCATGGTTGGTTCCACACATTTTCCCCAGCCAAAAAAGAGGGCACCACCACAAAATCGACTTCCTTGTCGGCGATGACCCTATATGCATCATCATACCATGAATCCGCACAGATCAACGTCGCTACCTTCCCGGCCGACGTACCAACTACAGGCAGTTGGCTACTATTTCCGGCCACGATAAAAGCCGTTTCCTCGGATGTCAAAAAATTCTTCACTGTAAGGGGAGCCATCAACTTACCCGTTGCATCAAATGTGGCCGAAACGTTAATCAAGGGCCCTCTACCCACCCGCAGCACGCCAGCTTCTACCGATGGCGAAGGCAAAACAATGGATCCTGCCACCACCGTTGCCTTGTATTCAGCCGCCAGCCTGCTAAACACCTGCTGATAAGCCTCTGCCATTTCAACTGCCTTCAATGAAAAAAGAGCTGCCACAGCCCGATCCCTGGCATCCGACGCAAAATAGTTGGTAAGGAAAGAAATCGGATGAGAGTACGCCGCAGTACTTAGTGCATCTTCAGCCTTTTCTTCCGTATACACCGAGGCCTTTTCGCCAATGGCCACCAGCCACGTGCCTATGTATTCCGGAAAGACTACTACGGTTGCCGACGTGAAACAGCCATTTTTCTTTGCAATGGAAAGATAGCGGTTCAACTTAGCATAGAGCGCATCGGCCGATCGGTAGTCTGCCGGCACCATATAGGGCTGAATGCCAACGATATTGCCTTTGGTGTAGGTGCCCGCTTTGACAAAAACAGAGCGCTCCGATGTCATTTCAAAGTCGGCGTACGACCTATCGGACTGAATCCACCAATAGTAGCATCCACAAAGAACTAAAAAAACCAGCCCGGCACTGAGTAATAAATTTCTACCTTTGAGCATTATAAAAAACTTGTGGATTTTAGAAAACTAATTCTGTTCGAAGATAACCACTTGCTCATCGTGAACAAACCCGGTGGCATGTTGGTGCAGGGAGATGACACCGGCGACGATTCACTTGTGGATTATGCAAAAGCCTATGTTAAGGAAAAGTATAACAAACCGGGCCTTGTTTTTATGGGGCTGGTGCATAGGATAGACCGGCCGGTAAGCGGCGTGGTGATGCTGGCCAAAACGTCTAAGGCTTTGGAGCGGATGACTAAGGCCTTCAGAGAAAGAACCATCGAGAAGATATACTGGGCCGTGGTTACCAGACGACCTCCCAAGGAGGAAGCCACGTTGGTTCACTGGCTCGAGAAAGACTCAAAAAAAAATACCGTAACTGCTTACAACAAAGAAAAAGGCAGTGCACAGCGCTCCGAGTTGTCGTTCAAAGTTCTGAAGGTATTCCACGACTATTGTCTGCTTGAAGTAAGGCCGGTGACTGGCCGACCTCACCAGATAAGGGCTCAGCTGGGCAAGATGGGTTGCCCCATTAAAGGTGATCGTAAATATGGTCAGCAGTTTCCGAACGAGGATTCCTGTATCAACTTACACGCAAAAACATTGATATTTGCTCATCCGGTTACAAAAGAAACAATGACAGTGGACGCTCCGTTACCTATCAAAAGTTATTGGCAGGCAGTTTCATGAGTAAAGAAAAGGAAAGCTGGTTAACCCGACTACAGGACAGATGGAACCTGAAAAGCGGCTGGCAGGTAGCAATAGTGTTGATTGTATTTGCCTGCACTGGCTTTACAGTGCTTTTTTTGAAAAAGCCTCTCTTCCGCCTTATCCACGCCTCGGAGGAATACTACACCTTGCTGACAATTCTTTACTACATCCTGATACTGCCCATCTACAACCTCATTCTACTTTTCTACGGCTTCATTTTTGGGCAGTTCAATTTCTTTTGGGAATTCGAAAAAAGAATGTTTAGAAGAATTAGTGGGAAAAGGCCTGAGTAAAAGTCATACCCCCTGCAACTACGAACGCCTTTAACTTACCCGCCTATTTGGCTATCCCCTGAGACTTAAGGTATTCGACCACCTCCAATGCTGCCTCTCCTCCCATCACAGCATGTTTCATCAGAGTAATGCCATGAGGCCCAGCGCTGGTGAGTGAGGCTGGATAGGTTGCCACAATCATTTTCACTAAATCCAGCTTTCCCATCATGGCCGCCGTGAAGATGTCCAGTCTTGCTCCTCTATCT contains:
- the dnaK gene encoding molecular chaperone DnaK — translated: MGKIIGIDLGTTNSCVAVMEGNEPVVIPNSEGRRTTPSIVAFLDNGKGERKVGDPAKRQAITNPQNTVSSVKRFMGKKYSEVTAERKNVSYGLESGSNDTVRVKIGDRNYTPQELSAMILQKMKSTAEDYLGTEVKEAVITVPAYFNDAERQATKEAGQIAGLDVKRIINEPTAAALAYGLDKKNKDMTIAVYDLGGGTFDISVLELGDGVFEVKSTNGDVHLGGDDFDSLIIDWLAEEFKKDENIDLRKDPMALQRLKEAAEKAKIELSSSASTEINLPYIMPVDGIPKHLVRTLSRSKFEQLTDSLVQRTLEPCRKALKDAGLNPTDIDEVILVGGSTRIPRIQEEVEKFFGKKPSKGVNPDEVVAVGAAIQGGVLTGEVKDVLLLDVTPLSLGIETMGGVMTKLIESNTTIPSRKSEVFSTASDNQPSVEIHILQGERSMARDNRTIGRFHLDSIPPAPRGVPQIEVTFDIDANGILNVSAKDKGTGKEQKIRIEASSGLTDAEIEKMKAEAKANADSDQAEREKIDKLNGADSMIFQTEKQLKEYGEKLSEGNKTAIEAALENLKTAHKAQDIAGIDTATEALNQAWAAASQEMYASTEGGQPGADPGQQANGAAGGEAKADSDVSDVEYEEVDDTKK
- a CDS encoding nitrilase-related carbon-nitrogen hydrolase; this translates as MLKGRNLLLSAGLVFLVLCGCYYWWIQSDRSYADFEMTSERSVFVKAGTYTKGNIVGIQPYMVPADYRSADALYAKLNRYLSIAKKNGCFTSATVVVFPEYIGTWLVAIGEKASVYTEEKAEDALSTAAYSHPISFLTNYFASDARDRAVAALFSLKAVEMAEAYQQVFSRLAAEYKATVVAGSIVLPSPSVEAGVLRVGRGPLINVSATFDATGKLMAPLTVKNFLTSEETAFIVAGNSSQLPVVGTSAGKVATLICADSWYDDAYRVIADKEVDFVVVPSFLAGENVWNQPWKGYNGGQPPANVSPDDIGTLTEGQAWQKYGMLGRAPEFGIQTGLNIFLRGQLWNLGTNGNPLVLSEGQPEMIEIPADGAAIVNLQF
- a CDS encoding RluA family pseudouridine synthase, encoding MDFRKLILFEDNHLLIVNKPGGMLVQGDDTGDDSLVDYAKAYVKEKYNKPGLVFMGLVHRIDRPVSGVVMLAKTSKALERMTKAFRERTIEKIYWAVVTRRPPKEEATLVHWLEKDSKKNTVTAYNKEKGSAQRSELSFKVLKVFHDYCLLEVRPVTGRPHQIRAQLGKMGCPIKGDRKYGQQFPNEDSCINLHAKTLIFAHPVTKETMTVDAPLPIKSYWQAVS
- a CDS encoding DUF6787 family protein, which produces MSKEKESWLTRLQDRWNLKSGWQVAIVLIVFACTGFTVLFLKKPLFRLIHASEEYYTLLTILYYILILPIYNLILLFYGFIFGQFNFFWEFEKRMFRRISGKRPE